One segment of Vallicoccus soli DNA contains the following:
- a CDS encoding nucleotidyltransferase family protein produces MRTAGLVLAAGAARRLGRPKHLLERDGRPYAALAVDALRGGGCDGPVLVVLRPGAALPPGCAAVPLRHPGADDGQGSSLRAGLAAVAADPAVGRVVVTLVDTPGVGPEHVRRLLAAAAPDAAVATYAGAPRTPVLLARRTWGAVAALARGETGARGWLRAHPDRVVAVECGDLGPWQDVDVPADLLRPPGGA; encoded by the coding sequence GTGAGGACGGCGGGGCTGGTGCTCGCCGCCGGCGCGGCGCGCCGGCTCGGCCGGCCCAAGCACCTGCTCGAGCGCGACGGGCGCCCGTACGCGGCCCTGGCCGTGGACGCCCTGCGCGGCGGCGGGTGCGACGGCCCGGTGCTCGTCGTGCTGCGCCCCGGCGCGGCGCTGCCGCCCGGCTGCGCCGCGGTGCCCCTGCGCCACCCGGGCGCCGACGACGGGCAGGGCTCGTCGCTGCGCGCGGGCCTGGCCGCCGTCGCCGCCGACCCCGCCGTCGGCCGCGTCGTGGTGACGCTCGTCGACACGCCCGGGGTCGGGCCGGAGCACGTGCGGCGCCTGCTCGCCGCGGCGGCGCCGGACGCGGCCGTGGCGACGTACGCCGGCGCGCCCCGCACCCCCGTCCTGCTCGCGCGCCGGACGTGGGGGGCGGTCGCGGCCCTGGCGCGCGGCGAGACCGGGGCCCGCGGGTGGCTGCGCGCCCACCCGGACCGGGTCGTCGCCGTCGAGTGCGGCGACCTCGGGCCGTGGCAGGACGTGGACGTCCCGGCGGACCTGCTCCGCCCGCCGGGAGGCGCGTGA
- a CDS encoding XdhC family protein, translating to MREVLDDLVRWHREGRAGAVATVVRTWRSAPRAAGAAMAVSADGEVVGSVSGGCVEGALYEVAREVVASGRPVVQRYGVSDDDALAVGLTCGGELEVLVAPSDGALAEEVAAAVAAGEPLAVATLVEGVHGPGPQLVVRPGSSRGSLGGERLDAAVVDDARGLLARGATGTLHLGPDGERRGEGTTVLVQSFAPPPRMLVFGAIDFAAAVARIGAFLGYRVTVCDARPVFATARRLPGADEVVVEWPHRYLARTEVDERTVVCVLTHDPKFDVPLLEVALRTPAAYVGAMGSRRTHEDRLARLRERGLGEAELARLSSPIGLDLGARTPEETAVSVAAEITALRWGGTGRRLSDLSGPVHHDRP from the coding sequence GTGCGTGAGGTGCTCGACGACCTCGTGCGCTGGCACCGCGAGGGCCGCGCCGGGGCCGTCGCGACGGTGGTGCGGACCTGGCGGTCGGCGCCCCGCGCCGCCGGCGCCGCGATGGCCGTGTCCGCCGACGGCGAGGTCGTCGGCAGCGTGAGCGGCGGGTGCGTCGAGGGCGCCCTCTACGAGGTGGCCCGCGAGGTCGTCGCCTCGGGCCGCCCGGTGGTGCAGCGGTACGGGGTGAGCGACGACGACGCGCTCGCGGTCGGGCTGACGTGCGGGGGCGAGCTCGAGGTGCTCGTGGCCCCGTCCGACGGCGCGCTCGCCGAGGAGGTCGCGGCGGCCGTCGCCGCGGGGGAGCCGCTGGCCGTGGCCACGCTCGTCGAGGGCGTGCACGGGCCGGGGCCGCAGCTCGTCGTCCGCCCGGGCTCGAGCCGGGGCTCCCTCGGCGGGGAGCGGCTGGACGCCGCGGTCGTCGACGACGCCCGCGGGCTGCTCGCCCGCGGTGCGACCGGCACCCTGCACCTGGGCCCGGACGGCGAGCGGCGCGGGGAGGGCACGACCGTGCTCGTGCAGTCCTTCGCCCCGCCGCCGCGCATGCTGGTGTTCGGCGCCATCGACTTCGCCGCCGCCGTGGCCCGGATCGGCGCGTTCCTCGGCTACCGGGTGACGGTCTGCGACGCGCGGCCGGTGTTCGCGACCGCGCGGCGGCTGCCCGGCGCCGACGAGGTGGTCGTCGAGTGGCCGCACCGCTACCTCGCCCGCACCGAGGTCGACGAGCGGACCGTCGTCTGCGTCCTCACCCACGACCCGAAGTTCGACGTGCCGCTCCTCGAGGTCGCGCTGCGGACCCCGGCCGCGTACGTGGGGGCGATGGGCTCGCGCCGCACCCACGAGGACCGGCTGGCCCGGCTGCGCGAGCGGGGGCTGGGCGAGGCGGAGCTGGCGCGGCTGTCCTCGCCCATCGGGCTGGACCTCGGCGCGCGGACCCCGGAGGAGACCGCCGTGTCCGTCGCCGCCGAGATCACCGCGCTGCGCTGGGGCGGTACGGGCCGCCGGCTCAGCGACCTGTCCGGCCCGGTCCACCACGACCGGCCGTGA
- a CDS encoding vWA domain-containing protein — protein sequence MSAVEGLARLAACARREGVAASTDRVEALLRCADALGPAGREDVYWAGRVALCGGPDDLPRYDRAFARFLGADPAGAAAGPPVVVDRPVAAADGAGTEGDGARRTLADVREVLRGRDLGALDALGEDEREAVRRLVALLRPVGALRPSRRRRPAPHGEVDRRRTVRDALRHGGEVVALRHRRRVRRPRPLLVVVDVSGSMQPYADAYLRLAHAAARARPGTEVFTIGTRLTRVTREVAHPDPDEALRAVAAAVPDWSGGTRLGEQLAALLERWGRAGAARGAVAVVLSDAWERGDCALLGEQLERLGRLAHRVVWVDPHEGKPGYAPLTAGMRTVLPRVDAVVSGWTLEALERLCAVLAAPQHGTARRA from the coding sequence GTGAGCGCCGTGGAGGGGCTGGCGCGCCTCGCCGCCTGCGCCCGGCGCGAGGGGGTCGCCGCGAGCACGGACCGCGTCGAGGCGCTGCTGCGCTGCGCAGACGCGCTCGGCCCCGCCGGGCGCGAGGACGTGTACTGGGCCGGTCGGGTCGCGCTGTGCGGCGGGCCGGACGACCTGCCCCGGTACGACCGCGCCTTCGCCCGCTTCCTCGGCGCCGACCCGGCCGGTGCCGCCGCGGGACCGCCGGTCGTCGTGGACCGGCCGGTGGCGGCCGCGGACGGCGCGGGGACCGAGGGCGACGGCGCCCGGCGCACCCTGGCCGACGTGCGGGAGGTGCTGCGCGGGCGCGACCTCGGCGCGCTCGACGCCCTCGGCGAGGACGAGCGCGAGGCCGTACGGCGCCTCGTCGCGCTGCTGCGCCCCGTCGGCGCCCTGCGGCCGTCGCGGCGCCGGCGGCCGGCGCCGCACGGCGAGGTGGACCGGCGCCGCACGGTCCGCGACGCCCTGCGCCACGGCGGGGAGGTCGTCGCGCTGCGGCACCGCCGCCGGGTGCGCCGCCCGCGCCCGCTGCTCGTCGTCGTCGACGTGAGCGGCTCGATGCAGCCGTACGCCGACGCGTACCTGCGCCTGGCGCACGCCGCGGCCCGCGCCCGGCCCGGCACCGAGGTGTTCACCATCGGCACCCGGCTCACCCGGGTGACCCGGGAGGTCGCTCACCCCGACCCCGACGAGGCCCTGCGCGCCGTCGCGGCGGCGGTGCCCGACTGGTCCGGCGGCACCCGGCTGGGGGAGCAGCTCGCCGCGCTGCTCGAGCGCTGGGGCCGGGCCGGGGCCGCCCGCGGCGCCGTCGCCGTCGTGCTGTCCGACGCGTGGGAGCGCGGCGACTGCGCGCTGCTCGGCGAGCAGCTCGAGCGGCTGGGCCGGCTCGCGCACCGCGTGGTCTGGGTCGACCCGCACGAGGGGAAGCCCGGCTACGCGCCGCTGACGGCCGGCATGCGCACCGTCCTGCCCCGCGTCGACGCCGTGGTGAGCGGCTGGACGCTCGAGGCCCTCGAGCGGCTCTGCGCGGTGCTCGCCGCCCCGCAGCACGGGACGGCGCGCCGTGCGTGA
- a CDS encoding AAA family ATPase: MDSPPAGPPGPPGPPRDPAALAGALARHGYLADRGTATAAYLALRTGRPLLLEGEPGTGKTSLATALAGVLGAPSFRLQCYEGLDAAQVLYDWDFPRQLLHLRAVEAAGGAARAAEDLERSVHERRFLVARPLLQALEASRPGRPSVLLVDEVDRADDAFEAYLLEVLADAAVTVPELGTLRAEEPPVVVLTSNRTRDLHDALRRRCLYHWVEHPDPEREVAVLRLRLPEVTERLARQVAAAAGALRAAALVKPPGLAESLDWAGAVHALGAGELDAEVVEGSLGAVLKHREDRERVLRAGAPSVEDLVAAARRAG; the protein is encoded by the coding sequence GTGGACAGCCCGCCCGCCGGCCCGCCCGGCCCGCCCGGCCCGCCGCGCGACCCCGCGGCGCTCGCGGGCGCCCTCGCGCGCCACGGCTACCTCGCCGACCGCGGGACGGCCACGGCGGCGTACCTCGCGCTGCGGACCGGGCGCCCGCTGCTCCTCGAGGGCGAGCCGGGCACGGGCAAGACGAGCCTGGCCACGGCGCTGGCCGGCGTCCTCGGGGCGCCGTCGTTCCGGCTGCAGTGCTACGAGGGGCTCGACGCGGCGCAGGTCCTCTACGACTGGGACTTCCCGCGCCAGCTGCTGCACCTGCGGGCGGTCGAGGCCGCGGGCGGGGCCGCCCGCGCGGCCGAGGACCTCGAGCGCTCGGTCCACGAGCGCCGCTTCCTCGTGGCGCGCCCGCTGCTGCAGGCCCTGGAGGCGAGCCGGCCCGGGCGCCCGAGCGTCCTGCTCGTCGACGAGGTGGACCGGGCCGACGACGCGTTCGAGGCGTACCTGCTGGAGGTCCTCGCCGACGCGGCCGTCACGGTCCCCGAGCTCGGCACCCTGCGGGCCGAGGAGCCCCCGGTCGTCGTCCTGACGAGCAACCGCACCCGCGACCTGCACGACGCGCTGCGCCGGCGCTGCCTCTACCACTGGGTCGAGCACCCCGACCCCGAGCGCGAGGTCGCCGTGCTGCGCCTGCGCCTGCCCGAGGTGACCGAGCGGCTCGCCCGGCAGGTCGCCGCGGCGGCCGGGGCGCTGCGCGCGGCCGCCCTCGTCAAGCCCCCCGGCCTCGCCGAGTCGCTCGACTGGGCGGGCGCCGTGCACGCGCTGGGAGCCGGTGAGCTGGACGCCGAGGTGGTCGAGGGCTCGCTGGGCGCGGTCCTCAAGCACCGGGAGGACCGCGAGCGGGTGCTGCGCGCGGGCGCCCCGTCGGTCGAGGACCTGGTCGCGGCCGCGCGGAGGGCCGGGTGA
- a CDS encoding PH domain-containing protein gives MPDPSAPRSADALPALPLVLRPRTARRVLYPLVALVLVAFVGGALLLPGEGRGAFGPADRAGVVATGLAIAWVMHRIAAVRVLCRESGLRVVNVLRSRDVEWAEVLGVRLGQAAPWLQLDLSDGTTLAAMGVQGSDGEHARTQARTLARLVQDRSRTEHDR, from the coding sequence GTGCCCGACCCCTCCGCGCCCCGCTCCGCCGACGCCCTCCCGGCGCTGCCGCTGGTGCTCCGCCCGCGCACCGCCCGGCGGGTGCTCTACCCCCTCGTCGCCCTCGTCCTCGTCGCCTTCGTCGGCGGTGCGCTCCTGCTGCCCGGTGAGGGCCGCGGCGCCTTCGGCCCCGCCGACCGCGCGGGCGTCGTCGCCACCGGCCTGGCGATCGCGTGGGTGATGCACCGCATCGCGGCGGTGCGCGTGCTGTGCCGCGAGAGCGGGCTGCGCGTGGTCAACGTGCTGCGCAGCCGCGACGTGGAGTGGGCCGAGGTGCTCGGCGTGCGCCTCGGGCAGGCCGCCCCCTGGCTGCAGCTGGACCTGTCCGACGGCACCACGCTGGCGGCGATGGGGGTGCAGGGCAGCGACGGCGAGCACGCCCGGACGCAGGCGCGCACCCTGGCGCGCCTCGTGCAGGACCGCAGCCGCACGGAGCACGACCGCTAG
- the hisG gene encoding ATP phosphoribosyltransferase gives MLRVAVPNKGSLSEAASGMLRECGYRQRSDHRELVLQDPDNGTEFFFLRPRDIAVYVGAGQLDVGITGRDLLLDSGAPAEELLALGFGGSTFRYAARPGTAAQVEDFAGRRVATSYPGLVAKHLADRGVSAEVVRLDGAVETAVQLGVADVIADVVSTGTTLRQAGLEVVGEPILHSEAVLVRRTGAEPSPAVEQLRRRLQGVMIARQYVLMDYDIRAELVDQAVQLTPGLESPTVSPLHDRGWVAVRAMVPRRDTNRVMDELWERGARGILVTDISACRL, from the coding sequence ATGCTCCGCGTCGCCGTGCCGAACAAGGGCTCGCTGTCCGAGGCGGCCAGCGGCATGCTCCGCGAGTGCGGCTACCGCCAGCGCTCGGACCACCGCGAGCTCGTGCTGCAGGACCCCGACAACGGCACCGAGTTCTTCTTCCTGCGCCCGCGCGACATCGCCGTCTACGTCGGTGCGGGGCAGCTCGACGTCGGCATCACCGGGCGCGACCTCCTGCTCGACAGCGGCGCGCCCGCCGAGGAGCTGCTCGCCCTGGGCTTCGGCGGCTCGACGTTCCGCTACGCCGCCCGCCCCGGCACGGCCGCGCAGGTCGAGGACTTCGCCGGGCGGCGCGTCGCCACGTCGTACCCCGGCCTCGTCGCCAAGCACCTGGCCGACCGCGGGGTCAGCGCCGAGGTGGTGCGCCTCGACGGTGCGGTGGAGACCGCGGTGCAGCTCGGCGTCGCCGACGTCATCGCGGACGTCGTGTCCACCGGCACGACGCTGCGCCAGGCCGGGCTCGAGGTCGTCGGGGAGCCGATCCTGCACTCCGAGGCGGTGCTCGTGCGCCGCACCGGCGCGGAGCCCTCGCCGGCCGTCGAGCAGCTGCGCCGCCGGCTGCAGGGCGTGATGATCGCCCGGCAGTACGTCCTCATGGACTACGACATCCGCGCCGAGCTCGTCGACCAGGCCGTGCAGCTGACCCCGGGCCTGGAGTCGCCCACCGTGTCGCCGCTGCACGACCGCGGCTGGGTCGCGGTGCGCGCGATGGTGCCGCGGCGCGACACCAACCGCGTCATGGACGAGCTGTGGGAGCGCGGGGCCCGCGGGATCCTCGTCACCGACATCTCCGCCTGCCGGCTCTGA
- a CDS encoding phosphoribosyl-ATP diphosphatase, whose protein sequence is MKTFEQLFAELSDKAVSRPAGSGTVAALDAGVHAIGKKVVEEAAEVWMAAEHEGPERAAEEISQLLYHLQVLMIASGLGLDDVYAHL, encoded by the coding sequence GTGAAGACGTTCGAGCAGCTGTTCGCCGAGCTCAGCGACAAGGCGGTGTCCCGCCCCGCGGGCAGCGGCACCGTCGCGGCGCTCGACGCCGGGGTCCACGCCATCGGCAAGAAGGTCGTCGAGGAGGCGGCCGAGGTGTGGATGGCCGCGGAGCACGAGGGCCCCGAGCGCGCCGCCGAGGAGATCTCGCAGCTGCTCTACCACCTCCAGGTGCTCATGATCGCGTCGGGGCTCGGCCTCGACGACGTGTACGCCCACCTCTGA
- the ribH gene encoding 6,7-dimethyl-8-ribityllumazine synthase has protein sequence MSGAGAPVLRLEGAQDLRVAVVAAQWHERVMDGLLAGAHRALDEAGVRGATVVRVPGSFELPVAALRLAQLGYDAVVALGVVVRGGTPHFDYVCQAATSGCTEVSLRTGVPVGFGVLTCDTDEQALDRAGLPGSREDKGHEAVTAALATALALRGLAPAR, from the coding sequence GTGAGCGGAGCAGGAGCACCGGTGCTGCGGCTGGAGGGCGCGCAGGACCTGCGGGTCGCGGTCGTGGCCGCGCAGTGGCACGAGCGCGTCATGGACGGCCTGCTCGCGGGGGCGCACCGCGCCCTCGACGAGGCCGGGGTGCGCGGCGCGACGGTCGTCCGGGTGCCGGGCAGCTTCGAGCTGCCCGTGGCGGCGCTGCGCCTCGCCCAGCTCGGGTACGACGCCGTCGTCGCCCTCGGCGTCGTCGTGCGCGGCGGCACGCCGCACTTCGACTACGTGTGCCAGGCGGCGACGAGCGGGTGCACCGAGGTGTCCCTGCGCACGGGCGTGCCCGTGGGCTTCGGCGTGCTGACCTGCGACACGGACGAGCAGGCGCTCGACCGGGCCGGGCTGCCGGGCTCGCGCGAGGACAAGGGCCACGAGGCGGTGACCGCGGCGCTCGCGACCGCGCTCGCGCTGCGCGGCCTCGCCCCCGCCCGCTGA
- a CDS encoding bifunctional 3,4-dihydroxy-2-butanone-4-phosphate synthase/GTP cyclohydrolase II has protein sequence MVVVVDDADREDEGDLVMAASAVTPEAMAFLVRHTSGVVCVPMTGQDLDRLALPPMTEVNEDRKQTAYAVSVDAREGVTTGISARDRARTARLLADPATTAGDLSRPGHLFPLRAVEGGVLRRAGHTEAAVDLARLAGLAPVGVIAEVVGEDGEMARLPELRRFADEHGLALVSVADLVAHRRRTESLVERRAETRLPTVHGEFRAVGYRATLDGSEQVALVMGDPTPDGTPPGGPDALVRVHSECLTGDVFGSTRCDCGTQLAASMAAVAREGRGVVLYLRGHEGRGIGLLHKLQAYQLQDRGADTVDANLELGLPADARDYGIGAAVLADLGVRRMRLLTNNPDKRAGLTGHGLTVTERVPLPTLATRDNLAYLRTKRDRMGHDIDLPDTLLPDDAALDDLGGSPT, from the coding sequence ATGGTCGTCGTCGTCGACGACGCGGACCGCGAGGACGAGGGCGACCTCGTCATGGCGGCCTCCGCCGTCACCCCCGAGGCGATGGCGTTCCTCGTCCGGCACACCAGCGGCGTGGTGTGCGTCCCCATGACGGGCCAGGACCTCGACCGGCTCGCGCTGCCGCCCATGACCGAGGTCAACGAGGACCGCAAGCAGACGGCGTACGCCGTGTCGGTCGACGCCCGCGAGGGCGTCACCACCGGCATCTCGGCGCGCGACCGCGCGCGCACCGCGCGGCTGCTCGCCGACCCCGCGACCACGGCGGGCGACCTGTCCCGGCCGGGGCACCTCTTCCCGCTGCGCGCGGTCGAGGGCGGGGTGCTGCGCCGCGCCGGCCACACCGAGGCCGCGGTGGACCTCGCCCGGCTCGCCGGGCTCGCCCCGGTGGGCGTCATCGCCGAGGTCGTCGGCGAGGACGGCGAGATGGCCCGGCTGCCCGAGCTGCGCCGCTTCGCGGACGAGCACGGCCTCGCGCTGGTGTCGGTGGCCGACCTCGTGGCGCACCGCCGGCGCACCGAGTCGCTCGTGGAGCGGCGGGCCGAGACACGGCTGCCGACGGTGCACGGGGAGTTCCGGGCGGTCGGCTACCGCGCGACCCTCGACGGGTCCGAGCAGGTCGCGCTCGTCATGGGCGACCCGACGCCGGACGGCACGCCGCCGGGCGGGCCGGACGCGCTGGTGCGCGTGCACTCGGAGTGCCTCACCGGCGACGTCTTCGGCTCCACCCGCTGCGACTGCGGCACCCAGCTCGCGGCCTCGATGGCGGCCGTGGCCCGCGAGGGCCGCGGGGTGGTGCTCTACCTGCGCGGCCACGAGGGCCGGGGGATCGGCCTGCTGCACAAGCTGCAGGCGTACCAGCTGCAGGACCGCGGCGCGGACACCGTCGACGCCAACCTCGAGCTGGGGCTGCCGGCCGACGCGCGGGACTACGGCATCGGCGCGGCCGTGCTCGCCGACCTCGGCGTGCGGCGGATGCGCCTGCTCACCAACAACCCCGACAAGCGGGCCGGGCTGACCGGGCACGGCCTGACCGTCACCGAGCGGGTGCCGCTGCCGACGCTCGCCACCCGCGACAACCTGGCGTACCTGCGCACCAAGCGCGACCGCATGGGCCACGACATCGACCTGCCGGACACCCTCCTGCCGGACGACGCGGCCCTCGACGACCTGGGAGGGTCCCCGACGTGA
- the pnuC gene encoding nicotinamide riboside transporter PnuC produces the protein MLRWLFEAELHVLGSTILWREVVGNGFGLASAVLGMRRRVWAWPVGMAGNLLLLTVFLGAVFATPQQVDLYGQAGRQVFFFAVSAYGFWRWHRGEVDGGAAVLPRWASARERLALGAVAAAGVALAYVVLRALGSWGPLADAWILVGSLLATYGMARGLIEFWLVWVAVDLVGVPLLVAAGFYPSALLYGVYGAFCLVGLRAWVRVRRDLDAAATAAAPLPAGAP, from the coding sequence GTGCTGCGCTGGCTCTTCGAGGCCGAGCTGCACGTGCTCGGCTCCACCATCCTCTGGCGCGAGGTCGTCGGGAACGGCTTCGGCCTGGCCAGCGCCGTGCTCGGCATGCGCCGCAGGGTGTGGGCGTGGCCGGTCGGCATGGCCGGCAACCTCCTGCTGCTCACCGTCTTCCTCGGCGCGGTGTTCGCCACCCCGCAGCAGGTCGACCTCTACGGCCAGGCCGGCCGGCAGGTGTTCTTCTTCGCGGTGAGCGCGTACGGCTTCTGGCGCTGGCACCGCGGCGAGGTCGACGGCGGTGCGGCGGTCCTGCCCCGCTGGGCGAGCGCCCGCGAGCGGCTCGCGCTCGGCGCCGTCGCCGCGGCCGGGGTCGCCCTGGCGTACGTCGTCCTGCGCGCCCTCGGCAGCTGGGGGCCGCTCGCCGACGCCTGGATCCTCGTGGGGTCCCTGCTCGCGACGTACGGGATGGCCCGCGGGCTCATCGAGTTCTGGCTCGTCTGGGTCGCGGTCGACCTGGTCGGGGTCCCGCTGCTCGTCGCGGCCGGCTTCTACCCGTCCGCGCTGCTCTACGGCGTGTACGGCGCCTTCTGCCTCGTCGGGCTGCGGGCGTGGGTGCGCGTGCGGCGCGACCTGGACGCCGCGGCCACCGCCGCCGCGCCGCTGCCGGCGGGTGCGCCGTGA
- a CDS encoding riboflavin synthase, which translates to MFTGIVEEIGEVERVEALDDGSARLVVRGPLVTSDAGHGDSIAVSGVCLTVTALDGGAFAVDVMKESLDRTRLGALAAGSAVNLERALAASGRFGGHVVQGHVDGTAALLHRSPAQHWDVLRFSLPAALGRYVVEKGSITVDGVSLTVSAVGADWFEVSLIPTTLERTTLGALAPGEPVNLEVDVLAKYVEKLLGAGA; encoded by the coding sequence ATGTTCACCGGGATCGTCGAGGAGATCGGCGAGGTCGAGCGTGTCGAGGCGCTCGACGACGGCAGCGCGCGCCTCGTGGTGCGCGGCCCGCTCGTGACGAGCGACGCGGGGCACGGCGACTCGATCGCCGTCTCGGGCGTCTGCCTCACCGTCACCGCGCTCGACGGCGGCGCGTTCGCCGTCGACGTCATGAAGGAGAGCCTGGACCGCACGCGCCTCGGCGCGCTGGCCGCGGGCAGCGCCGTGAACCTGGAGCGGGCCCTCGCCGCCTCGGGGCGCTTCGGCGGGCACGTCGTGCAGGGGCACGTCGACGGCACCGCGGCGCTGCTGCACCGCTCGCCGGCGCAGCACTGGGACGTCCTGCGGTTCTCCCTGCCGGCGGCGCTGGGCCGCTACGTCGTGGAGAAGGGCTCCATCACCGTCGACGGCGTCTCGCTCACCGTCTCGGCGGTCGGCGCGGACTGGTTCGAGGTGAGCCTCATCCCCACGACCCTCGAGCGCACGACGCTCGGCGCGCTCGCGCCGGGCGAGCCGGTCAACCTGGAGGTGGACGTGCTCGCGAAGTACGTCGAGAAGCTGCTCGGGGCGGGGGCCTGA
- the rpe gene encoding ribulose-phosphate 3-epimerase — MAVQIAPSILNADFAHLADEVGRIAPAADWVHVDVMDGHFVPNLTLGLPVVERLAQASALPLDCHLMIEDPDRWAPGYAEAGAASVTFHVEAARAPVRLARDLRAAGARAGLALRPATAVDSVRDVLGEVDMLLLMSVEPGFGGQGFLDLVLPKVRRARELVTDLDVRIQVDGGVSSATIERCVDAGADVLVAGSAVYGADDPAEAVRALKAQGQAAADASWWGGAGS, encoded by the coding sequence GTGGCCGTCCAGATCGCACCCAGCATCCTCAACGCCGACTTCGCCCACCTGGCCGACGAGGTGGGGCGCATCGCCCCCGCCGCGGACTGGGTGCACGTGGACGTCATGGACGGGCACTTCGTGCCGAACCTGACCCTCGGGCTGCCCGTCGTCGAGCGCCTCGCGCAGGCGAGCGCGCTGCCGCTGGACTGCCACCTCATGATCGAGGACCCGGACCGCTGGGCCCCCGGCTACGCCGAGGCCGGCGCCGCGAGCGTCACCTTCCACGTCGAGGCCGCCAGGGCCCCGGTGCGCCTGGCCCGCGACCTGCGCGCCGCCGGCGCGCGCGCCGGGCTCGCCCTGCGCCCCGCCACCGCGGTCGACAGCGTGCGCGACGTGCTCGGGGAGGTCGACATGCTGCTGCTCATGAGCGTCGAGCCGGGCTTCGGCGGGCAGGGCTTCCTCGACCTCGTGCTGCCGAAGGTCCGCCGGGCGCGCGAGCTGGTCACCGACCTCGACGTGCGGATCCAGGTCGACGGCGGGGTCTCGTCCGCGACGATCGAGCGCTGCGTGGACGCCGGCGCGGACGTGCTCGTGGCCGGCTCCGCGGTCTACGGCGCCGACGACCCCGCGGAGGCGGTGCGGGCGCTCAAGGCCCAGGGGCAGGCGGCCGCGGACGCGTCGTGGTGGGGCGGCGCGGGGTCCTGA
- a CDS encoding RsmB/NOP family class I SAM-dependent RNA methyltransferase — MDERRGRGGRPGPRRPERGGAARRPGGRPGGARPRRAPEPDAPRQVALELLRAVRERDAYANLTLPALLRERGLGGRDAAFATELGYGTLRGLGTYDAVLGACVDRPLDAVDPPVLDVLRLGAHQLLAMRVPPHAAVSATVDLARVVLGEGRGSFVNAVLRRVGRQDLDAWVREVAPPAERDAVGHLSVARSHPRWVVAALREALAGDDAELDALLAADNAPAAVTLVARPGRAEVDELLAAGAEPARWSPVAAVLPSGDPGELDAVREGRAGVQDEGSQLVALALAAAPLEGRDEQWLDVCAGPGGKAALLAALAAQRGARLLAGEVQPHRARLVHAVTGGVAGAQVVVADGRRPPWRPGAFDRVLVDAPCTGLGALRRRPEARWRRRAEDLGPLVALQDELLAGALAAVRPGGVVAYVTCSPHLAETRAVVAAALRHHPDVEQLDARPLLPGVPDLGPGPAVQLWPHRHGTDAMHLALLRRGGAAPPS; from the coding sequence GTGGACGAGCGCAGGGGCAGGGGAGGGCGGCCGGGGCCGCGACGGCCCGAGCGGGGCGGCGCGGCGCGGCGCCCCGGGGGACGCCCCGGCGGGGCCCGGCCCCGGCGGGCGCCGGAGCCGGACGCGCCGCGGCAGGTCGCGCTGGAGCTGCTGCGCGCGGTGCGCGAGCGCGACGCGTACGCGAACCTCACCCTGCCCGCCCTGCTGCGCGAGCGCGGGCTCGGCGGGCGCGACGCCGCGTTCGCGACCGAGCTCGGCTACGGGACGCTGCGCGGGCTGGGCACGTACGACGCCGTGCTGGGGGCCTGCGTCGACCGGCCGCTCGACGCGGTCGACCCGCCGGTGCTCGACGTGCTGCGCCTCGGCGCGCACCAGCTGCTGGCGATGCGGGTTCCGCCGCACGCGGCGGTGTCCGCGACGGTCGACCTCGCGCGGGTCGTGCTCGGCGAGGGGCGGGGCTCGTTCGTCAACGCGGTGCTGCGCCGGGTCGGCCGCCAGGACCTCGACGCGTGGGTGCGCGAGGTCGCGCCCCCGGCCGAGCGGGACGCCGTCGGCCACCTGAGCGTGGCCCGCTCGCACCCCCGCTGGGTCGTCGCCGCCCTGCGCGAGGCCCTGGCCGGCGACGACGCCGAGCTCGACGCGCTGCTCGCCGCCGACAACGCGCCCGCCGCGGTGACCCTCGTCGCCCGGCCGGGGCGCGCCGAGGTCGACGAGCTGCTCGCGGCGGGCGCCGAGCCGGCCCGCTGGTCGCCGGTCGCCGCCGTGCTGCCCTCGGGCGACCCCGGGGAGCTCGACGCGGTGCGCGAGGGGCGCGCCGGGGTGCAGGACGAGGGCTCGCAGCTCGTGGCCCTCGCGCTCGCCGCGGCACCGCTCGAGGGCCGCGACGAGCAGTGGCTCGACGTGTGCGCCGGCCCCGGCGGCAAGGCCGCCCTGCTCGCGGCGCTCGCCGCGCAGCGCGGAGCCCGGCTGCTCGCCGGCGAGGTGCAGCCGCACCGCGCCCGGCTGGTGCACGCCGTCACCGGCGGGGTCGCCGGCGCGCAGGTCGTCGTGGCCGACGGGCGCCGCCCGCCGTGGCGCCCCGGCGCCTTCGACCGCGTGCTCGTCGACGCGCCGTGCACCGGGCTCGGCGCGCTGCGCCGGCGCCCGGAGGCCCGCTGGCGCCGGCGCGCCGAGGACCTCGGCCCGCTCGTCGCCCTGCAGGACGAGCTGCTCGCCGGGGCGCTGGCCGCGGTCCGCCCCGGCGGCGTGGTCGCGTACGTCACCTGCTCCCCGCACCTGGCCGAGACCCGGGCCGTCGTCGCGGCGGCGCTGCGGCACCACCCGGACGTCGAGCAGCTCGACGCCCGCCCCCTGCTCCCGGGCGTCCCGGACCTCGGGCCGGGGCCGGCGGTGCAGCTGTGGCCCCACCGGCACGGCACCGACGCCATGCACCTGGCGCTGCTGCGCCGCGGGGGCGCCGCGCCGCCCTCGTAG